A genomic segment from Candidatus Eisenbacteria bacterium encodes:
- a CDS encoding amidase: MPDARLTRLTLAEAADLLRRGSLSPVELCEAALARVDAIDPELNSFTTRVRADVALVAAREAEREIAAGRHRGPLHGIPVGVKDLIDTAGLRTTYGSGIFRDYVPNRDGAVPARLREAGAVLLGKTATHEFGMGITTNNHFFGPTRNPWRREHVPGGSSGGAAAATAAELGTWQVGTDGGGSIRIPAAFCGVVGLKPTLGLISNRGQFGNGNVSFSVPGPIARTVRDAAIAAQALAGFDPEYAYARAGDPPDLLADLERGVRGLRVGTSPDLMPAPDPAVHAAYDGALDRLQALGAAIAEVRMPHHDLLFGVTFAVFAIEGGNQTRELIGDRPRVFSPEVERLMVDPPTDAGVWARAVRDRQWVAHDYTAAFRDVDVLVTPTAPCPAPRIDEDGGSHVFRVVPYTAAINMVGLPAVSIPMGMDRGLPLGLQIIGPHGADGLVLRVAHALEQDSPAHRVQRPPI, encoded by the coding sequence GTGCCCGACGCGAGGCTCACCCGCCTGACGCTCGCCGAGGCCGCGGACCTCCTGCGGCGCGGCTCTCTGTCGCCGGTGGAGCTGTGCGAAGCCGCCCTGGCTCGCGTCGACGCGATCGACCCGGAGCTCAACTCGTTCACGACCCGGGTTCGCGCGGACGTCGCGCTCGTCGCCGCGCGCGAGGCGGAGCGTGAGATCGCCGCGGGCCGCCATCGCGGGCCGCTCCATGGCATCCCGGTCGGAGTGAAGGACCTGATCGACACGGCGGGTCTGCGCACGACGTACGGGTCCGGTATCTTCCGCGACTACGTCCCGAACCGCGACGGCGCCGTGCCGGCGCGGCTGCGCGAAGCGGGCGCCGTGCTCCTCGGCAAGACGGCGACGCACGAGTTCGGGATGGGCATCACGACCAACAACCACTTCTTCGGCCCGACGCGGAACCCGTGGCGCCGCGAGCACGTGCCCGGCGGATCGAGCGGCGGCGCGGCGGCCGCGACCGCGGCCGAGCTCGGCACCTGGCAGGTCGGCACCGACGGCGGCGGCTCGATCCGCATCCCGGCCGCGTTCTGCGGCGTCGTGGGGTTGAAGCCCACGCTCGGGCTCATCAGCAATCGCGGCCAGTTCGGGAACGGCAACGTGTCGTTCTCGGTGCCCGGCCCGATCGCCCGCACGGTGCGCGACGCGGCGATCGCGGCGCAGGCGCTCGCGGGCTTCGATCCGGAGTACGCGTACGCGCGCGCCGGAGATCCACCCGATCTGCTCGCCGACCTCGAGCGCGGCGTGCGCGGGCTGCGGGTGGGAACGAGTCCCGATCTCATGCCCGCCCCCGATCCTGCCGTGCACGCGGCCTACGACGGCGCGCTCGACCGGCTGCAGGCGCTCGGGGCGGCGATCGCGGAGGTCCGCATGCCGCATCACGACCTCCTCTTCGGCGTGACGTTCGCCGTCTTCGCCATCGAGGGCGGCAACCAGACGCGCGAGCTGATCGGCGATCGCCCACGTGTGTTCTCGCCCGAGGTCGAGCGCCTCATGGTCGATCCGCCCACCGACGCGGGAGTGTGGGCGCGTGCCGTGCGCGATCGCCAGTGGGTGGCGCACGACTACACCGCGGCCTTCCGCGACGTGGACGTGCTCGTGACGCCGACGGCGCCGTGCCCCGCCCCACGCATCGACGAGGACGGCGGGTCACACGTCTTCCGCGTCGTGCCGTACACCGCCGCGATCAACATGGTCGGGCTGCCCGCCGTGTCGATCCCGATGGGAATGGACCGCGGGCTTCCGCTGGGGCTCCAGATCATCGGGCCACACGGCGCCGACGGGCTCGTCCTCCGCGTCGCGCACGCCCTCGAGCAGGACTCGCCCGCGCACCGCGTCCAGCGGCCACCCATCTAG